In Candidatus Promineifilum breve, one genomic interval encodes:
- a CDS encoding DmpA family aminopeptidase gives MTRLRDLNITIGEFPTGPHNAITDVAGVRVGHTTIIHDEPRVARTGVTVIMPRDGGESWRNPSFAAHHSFNGCGEMTGLLWIEESGQLSHPIALTNTNQVGTVHEALVAYAQERGYTETSSLPVVGETWDGWLNDMDGFHLRAAHVYTALEGAADGPVAEGNVGGGTGMICHEFKGGIGTSSRIVETKSGTYTIGALVQANHGSREDFRVDGVPVGRLIATPTPWDEAAGSSSILIVIATDAPLLPYQCRRLAKRATVGFARAGGVGHNGSGDIFLAFATGNQLADGDGLPVLRMVPNHHLNPMFVAAAEAVEESILNAVVAAETMTGWRGRTAHGLPRDELARIMAGYRTDEERRYRRGPVHQ, from the coding sequence ATGACCCGTCTACGAGACCTCAACATCACCATTGGCGAATTTCCCACCGGGCCGCATAATGCCATCACCGACGTGGCCGGCGTGCGCGTCGGGCACACGACGATCATCCACGACGAGCCGCGCGTGGCCCGCACGGGGGTCACGGTCATCATGCCGCGCGACGGCGGCGAGAGCTGGCGCAACCCGTCCTTTGCCGCCCATCACTCCTTCAACGGCTGCGGCGAGATGACCGGCCTGCTGTGGATCGAGGAGTCGGGCCAGTTGAGCCACCCCATCGCCCTGACCAATACCAATCAGGTCGGCACGGTGCACGAGGCGCTGGTGGCCTATGCCCAGGAGCGCGGCTACACCGAAACTTCCAGCCTGCCGGTGGTGGGCGAGACGTGGGACGGCTGGCTCAACGACATGGACGGCTTTCATCTGCGGGCCGCCCACGTCTACACCGCGCTGGAAGGCGCGGCCGATGGGCCGGTGGCCGAGGGCAACGTCGGCGGCGGCACGGGGATGATCTGCCACGAGTTCAAGGGGGGTATCGGCACGTCGTCGCGCATTGTCGAGACCAAGAGCGGCACCTATACGATCGGGGCGCTCGTGCAGGCCAATCACGGCTCGCGCGAGGATTTCCGGGTGGATGGCGTGCCCGTCGGCCGTCTGATCGCCACGCCCACGCCCTGGGACGAGGCGGCCGGTAGCAGTTCCATCCTCATCGTCATCGCCACCGACGCGCCGCTGCTGCCATATCAGTGCCGCCGGCTGGCGAAACGGGCGACGGTCGGCTTTGCCCGCGCCGGGGGCGTGGGCCATAACGGCAGCGGCGACATCTTCCTGGCCTTCGCCACCGGCAACCAACTGGCCGACGGCGACGGCTTGCCGGTGCTGCGCATGGTTCCCAACCACCATCTGAACCCGATGTTCGTGGCCGCGGCCGAGGCGGTGGAGGAGTCGATCCTCAATGCCGTGGTCGCCGCCGAGACGATGACCGGCTGGCGGGGGCGCACGGCCCATGGCCTGCCGCGCGACGAACTGGCGCGCATCATGGCCGGCTACCGGACGGACGAGGAGCGGCGCTATCGGCGGGGGCCGGTGCATCAATAA
- a CDS encoding copper oxidase: MNKVLEEGISRRNFLKVAGLTGVSVGLAACAIPPEELPAAVESAAQATAVPPTAVGHEMTEAAPTTAADVAAEMDAMHEAGIKIFVDGIGQNPGFWGTPLEFTMDGDVKVFELTCAETPWEVTPDLVIDAMSYNGIVPGPEIRVTEGDKIRVNVKNDMTQSTSIHWHGVILPNNMDGVPYITQPPIRPGETFTYEFQLKNSGTHIYHSHHNAAEQVTRGLFGAFIVEPKDKTQDPEFDSDYSLVLNDAATGFSLNAKGFPYTQPIVAKLGERIRIRYLNEGLVIHPMHLHGLEQLVFAKDGWNLPQPYLCDTLNIAPGERYDVIVTAHTPGIWAFHCHILTHAESAHGMFGMVTAVIVQE, translated from the coding sequence ATGAACAAGGTACTTGAAGAGGGTATTTCCCGCCGCAATTTTCTGAAGGTCGCCGGATTGACCGGCGTGAGCGTTGGTCTGGCCGCCTGCGCCATCCCCCCGGAAGAGCTGCCGGCGGCCGTGGAGTCCGCGGCCCAGGCCACGGCCGTCCCGCCGACGGCCGTAGGGCACGAGATGACCGAAGCCGCGCCGACGACGGCCGCCGACGTTGCCGCCGAGATGGATGCCATGCACGAAGCGGGTATCAAGATCTTCGTCGACGGCATCGGCCAGAACCCCGGCTTCTGGGGCACGCCGCTGGAGTTCACCATGGACGGCGACGTGAAGGTCTTTGAACTGACCTGCGCCGAGACGCCGTGGGAAGTGACGCCCGACCTGGTCATCGACGCCATGAGCTACAACGGTATTGTGCCCGGGCCGGAAATCCGTGTAACCGAGGGCGACAAGATTCGGGTGAATGTCAAGAACGACATGACGCAAAGCACCAGCATCCATTGGCACGGCGTAATCCTGCCCAACAATATGGACGGCGTGCCCTACATCACCCAACCGCCGATCAGACCCGGCGAAACGTTTACCTACGAATTCCAGCTCAAGAACTCCGGCACCCACATCTACCATTCGCACCACAACGCCGCCGAGCAGGTGACGCGCGGGTTGTTCGGCGCGTTCATCGTCGAGCCGAAGGATAAAACGCAAGACCCCGAATTCGATTCCGACTATTCGCTGGTGCTCAACGACGCCGCCACGGGCTTCAGCCTGAACGCCAAGGGCTTCCCCTATACCCAACCCATCGTCGCCAAACTGGGCGAGAGGATTCGCATTCGCTACCTGAACGAAGGGCTGGTCATCCACCCGATGCATCTGCACGGGCTGGAGCAACTGGTCTTCGCCAAGGACGGCTGGAATCTGCCGCAGCCTTATCTGTGCGACACGCTCAATATCGCCCCCGGCGAACGGTATGACGTCATCGTCACGGCCCACACGCCCGGCATCTGGGCCTTCCATTGCCACATCCTGACCCACGCCGAGAGCGCCCACGGTATGTTTGGTATGGTGACGGCCGTCATAGTCCAAGAGTAA
- a CDS encoding CocE/NonD family hydrolase translates to MIRTTFPHPVREIENLWIPMPDGARLAARVWLPEDAERAPVPALFEFLPYRKSDGTTRRDAMRAPYFAGHGYAVLRVDLRGSGDSDGVLTDEYTTQEHDDAVACIAWIAAQPWCDGNVGMMGISWGGFNSLQVAARQPPALKAILIIGFTDDRYADDVHYMGGCVITSQMLSWGAVMLAYNALPPDPRWVGERWRAMWFERLEGSPPFVEEWLAHQTRDAYWQHGSAAEDYAAIRVPVYAVGGWADSYNNSVPRLLAGLAGPRKGLIGPWAHMYPEMGSPAPAIGFLQESLRWWDHWLKGRDTGIMAEPLLRCWIQDSAPPATFYAARPGRWVADPAWPSPHVGEQTLHLRSNGAGNWLDEQPGPDVAQSIRGREGYGFDVGQWGAYGTPGEWPGDQRAADGEALTFDSQPLREPVDILGYPEVDLLLSADRPLALVSARLCDVAPDGASTLVSWGLLNLTHRDSHEFPEALEPGRHYRVTVRLNVTGHRLATGHRWRVALSPTYTRHAWPSPEPVTLTIVCGDSSRLRLPIRMPHPGDETLPPFAPAETAAPPRMEAFRPAATRKIISHNLIDGVTEYHLADDAGRGRHVDSGMVVDDRLVERYTVRDGAPLSLRVEIERTLELQRDEWRVRIEARCAMTADAGHFHVSNWLDAYEGGTAVFTRAWTKAIPRRLV, encoded by the coding sequence ATGATCCGCACCACCTTCCCCCACCCCGTCCGCGAAATCGAAAATCTATGGATTCCCATGCCCGACGGCGCGCGGTTGGCGGCCCGCGTCTGGCTGCCCGAGGATGCCGAGCGCGCCCCCGTCCCGGCGCTGTTCGAGTTCCTGCCCTATCGCAAGAGCGACGGCACGACCCGGCGCGACGCCATGCGCGCGCCCTACTTCGCCGGGCATGGCTACGCCGTCCTGCGCGTCGATCTGCGCGGCAGTGGCGACTCCGACGGCGTGCTGACCGACGAGTACACCACCCAGGAGCACGACGACGCCGTGGCCTGCATCGCCTGGATCGCCGCCCAACCGTGGTGCGACGGCAACGTGGGCATGATGGGCATCTCCTGGGGCGGCTTCAACAGCTTGCAGGTGGCGGCGCGCCAACCGCCGGCGCTGAAGGCCATCCTGATCATCGGCTTCACCGATGACCGCTACGCCGACGACGTCCACTACATGGGCGGCTGCGTCATCACCTCGCAGATGCTGTCCTGGGGAGCGGTCATGCTGGCCTACAACGCCTTGCCGCCCGATCCGCGCTGGGTAGGCGAGCGCTGGCGCGCTATGTGGTTCGAGCGGCTGGAGGGGTCGCCGCCGTTTGTGGAGGAGTGGCTGGCGCATCAGACGCGCGACGCCTATTGGCAGCACGGCTCGGCCGCCGAGGATTACGCCGCCATCCGCGTCCCGGTCTATGCCGTCGGCGGCTGGGCCGACAGCTACAACAACTCCGTGCCGCGCCTGCTGGCCGGGCTAGCGGGGCCGCGCAAGGGGCTGATCGGCCCCTGGGCGCATATGTACCCGGAGATGGGCAGCCCCGCGCCGGCCATCGGCTTTTTGCAGGAAAGCCTGCGCTGGTGGGATCATTGGCTGAAGGGCAGGGACACGGGCATCATGGCTGAGCCGCTATTGCGCTGCTGGATTCAGGACAGCGCCCCGCCGGCCACGTTCTATGCCGCGCGGCCCGGCCGCTGGGTGGCCGACCCGGCGTGGCCGTCGCCCCACGTGGGCGAGCAGACGCTCCATCTGCGTAGCAACGGCGCGGGCAATTGGCTCGATGAGCAACCCGGCCCGGACGTTGCCCAGTCGATTCGCGGCCGGGAGGGGTATGGCTTCGACGTGGGCCAGTGGGGGGCTTACGGCACGCCGGGCGAATGGCCGGGCGACCAGCGCGCGGCCGACGGCGAGGCGCTGACCTTCGACAGCCAACCGCTGCGCGAGCCGGTGGACATTCTTGGCTACCCTGAGGTCGATCTGCTGCTGAGCGCCGACCGGCCGCTGGCCCTGGTAAGCGCGCGGCTGTGCGACGTGGCGCCCGACGGCGCGTCAACGCTGGTCAGTTGGGGGCTGCTCAACCTGACCCACCGAGATAGCCACGAGTTCCCGGAAGCGCTGGAGCCGGGCCGCCACTACCGGGTGACGGTGCGCCTGAATGTCACCGGCCATCGGTTGGCCACCGGGCATCGCTGGCGGGTGGCCTTGTCGCCGACCTACACGCGCCACGCCTGGCCGTCGCCGGAGCCGGTGACGCTGACCATCGTGTGCGGCGATAGCAGCCGCTTGCGCTTGCCCATTCGGATGCCCCACCCCGGCGACGAGACCCTGCCGCCGTTTGCCCCGGCCGAGACGGCCGCGCCGCCGCGGATGGAGGCGTTTCGCCCGGCGGCGACGCGCAAGATAATTAGCCACAATCTGATCGACGGTGTGACTGAGTATCACCTTGCGGACGACGCCGGCCGCGGCCGCCACGTCGATTCGGGCATGGTTGTCGATGACCGGCTGGTGGAGCGCTATACCGTCCGCGACGGCGCGCCCCTCTCGCTGCGGGTGGAGATTGAGCGAACATTGGAATTGCAGCGCGATGAATGGCGGGTGCGGATCGAGGCCCGGTGCGCGATGACGGCCGACGCCGGTCACTTTCACGTCAGCAATTGGCTGGACGCCTACGAGGGGGGCACGGCCGTATTCACCCGCGCCTGGACAAAGGCCATTCCGCGCCGGCTGGTATAG
- a CDS encoding YitT family protein produces the protein MNDNPKANGRLHQARQRIRQLRQHRRAESVARIARDYALIIMGSLLLALSMHLFFIPHQLVAGGLSGTAQIINKFTGWPIGMLSFVLNIPLFIVGWRYLGGYRFLARTVLASFVFSAALDGLQHFWSNANLTDDLALNALYGGITAGVAVGLLFRARATSGGTDILARILERRFGTPLSQAYLYTDGIVVFLAGLAFGWERALYAVIALYVGGVLVEVTLNGSNVMRVATIITNEPTAVADRIMADLDRGVTDWSGRGMYTGAERHVLLCAVSRADTVLLKHIIHEADPQAFVIIGQAQEVFGEGFRKLREPK, from the coding sequence ATGAACGACAACCCGAAAGCGAACGGCCGCCTCCATCAGGCCCGCCAACGCATCCGCCAATTGCGCCAACACCGCCGCGCTGAGAGCGTGGCACGCATCGCCCGCGATTACGCCTTGATCATCATGGGCAGCCTCCTGCTGGCCCTCAGCATGCACCTCTTCTTCATCCCCCATCAACTGGTCGCCGGCGGACTGAGCGGCACGGCCCAGATCATCAACAAATTTACCGGCTGGCCCATCGGGATGCTGAGCTTCGTGCTCAATATCCCCCTGTTTATCGTGGGTTGGCGCTATCTGGGCGGCTATCGCTTTCTGGCGCGCACGGTCCTGGCCTCATTTGTCTTCTCGGCCGCGCTCGATGGGCTGCAACATTTCTGGTCAAATGCCAATCTGACCGACGACCTGGCCCTCAACGCGCTGTATGGCGGCATCACCGCCGGGGTGGCCGTGGGGCTGCTCTTTCGCGCCCGCGCCACCAGCGGCGGCACCGACATCCTGGCCCGCATCCTGGAGCGGCGCTTCGGCACGCCCCTGTCGCAAGCCTATCTCTATACTGACGGTATTGTCGTCTTCCTGGCCGGGCTGGCTTTCGGCTGGGAGCGGGCGCTCTATGCCGTCATCGCTCTCTACGTCGGCGGGGTGCTGGTCGAGGTGACGCTCAACGGCTCCAACGTCATGCGCGTGGCGACGATCATCACCAACGAACCGACGGCCGTGGCCGACCGCATCATGGCCGACCTGGATCGTGGCGTCACCGACTGGAGCGGCCGGGGCATGTATACCGGGGCCGAGCGTCACGTGCTGCTGTGCGCCGTCAGCCGCGCCGATACGGTGCTCCTCAAGCACATCATCCACGAGGCCGACCCGCAGGCGTTCGTCATCATCGGCCAGGCCCAGGAAGTGTTCGGCGAGGGGTTTCGGAAGTTGCGTGAACCGAAGTGA
- the aspS gene encoding aspartate--tRNA(Asn) ligase: MNDIRTVEANEFIGQQVRLQGWLHNLRRLGGVNFIVLRDGWGTIQAVTENEADLAPLTDLALGSVIRLTGQVIANAQAPDGLELQQPVVEVVTPVLEASPLPLAKKRLNAALPTLLDHAVVANRHPARRAIFRLAAGTMAGFRATLSARHFTEVQTPKIVASATESGANVFKLDYFGRPAYLAQSPQFYKQIMVGVFERVFEVGPVFRAEPHDTVRHINEYVSLDVEFGFIDDHFTVMALLREVIAGIFDHLTTHYAADLALLEANLPVILPQIPHIHFADAQQLILARHGADAGSVAAGEPDLSPQDERRLGEWAWQEYGSDFLFVSGYPMVKRPFYTHPDPQRPAYSNSFDLLFRGTELVTGGQRLHRYDDYLAALARAGHSPEPFTAYLEAFRYGMPPHGGFAIGLERLLMQLLGLPNLRLATLFPRDLNRVSP; the protein is encoded by the coding sequence ATGAACGACATCCGCACCGTTGAGGCCAATGAATTTATCGGGCAGCAAGTCCGTTTGCAAGGCTGGCTGCACAACCTGCGGCGGTTGGGCGGGGTCAACTTCATCGTGCTGCGCGACGGCTGGGGCACGATTCAGGCCGTGACCGAAAACGAGGCCGATCTCGCGCCGCTGACCGATTTGGCGCTGGGCAGTGTGATCCGCCTGACCGGCCAGGTCATCGCCAACGCCCAGGCCCCCGACGGGCTGGAGCTACAACAGCCGGTGGTGGAAGTCGTCACGCCGGTACTGGAAGCGTCGCCGCTGCCGCTGGCCAAGAAGCGGCTCAACGCGGCCCTGCCCACGTTGCTGGATCATGCCGTGGTCGCCAACCGCCACCCGGCGCGACGGGCCATCTTCCGGCTGGCGGCGGGGACGATGGCCGGCTTTCGGGCTACGTTGAGCGCCCGCCACTTCACCGAAGTGCAGACGCCCAAAATCGTCGCCTCGGCCACCGAGAGCGGGGCCAACGTCTTCAAGCTCGATTACTTCGGCCGCCCGGCCTATCTGGCCCAAAGCCCGCAATTCTACAAGCAGATCATGGTCGGCGTATTCGAGCGCGTCTTCGAGGTCGGCCCCGTCTTCCGCGCCGAACCGCACGACACCGTGCGCCACATCAACGAATACGTCAGTCTGGACGTGGAGTTCGGCTTCATCGACGATCACTTCACTGTGATGGCTCTCCTGCGGGAAGTCATTGCCGGCATATTCGACCATCTGACGACCCATTACGCCGCCGACCTGGCGCTGCTGGAGGCCAATCTGCCGGTCATCCTGCCGCAAATCCCCCACATCCACTTCGCCGACGCCCAACAGTTGATCCTGGCCCGGCATGGAGCCGACGCGGGCAGCGTCGCGGCCGGTGAGCCGGACCTGTCGCCTCAGGACGAGCGCCGGCTGGGCGAGTGGGCCTGGCAGGAGTATGGCAGCGACTTCCTCTTCGTCAGCGGCTACCCGATGGTCAAGCGGCCGTTCTACACCCACCCCGACCCCCAGCGACCGGCCTATTCCAACTCCTTCGACCTGCTCTTTCGCGGCACGGAACTGGTGACCGGCGGCCAGCGGCTGCATCGCTATGACGACTACCTGGCCGCGCTGGCGCGGGCCGGCCACTCCCCGGAACCGTTCACGGCCTATCTGGAAGCGTTTCGCTACGGGATGCCGCCGCATGGCGGCTTCGCCATCGGGCTGGAGCGGCTGCTGATGCAATTGCTGGGCCTGCCCAATCTGCGGCTGGCGACGCTTTTTCCACGCGACTTGAACCGGGTCTCGCCGTAA
- the greA gene encoding transcription elongation factor GreA, with product MVEEDILYVTAEGLKQINEELKNLKTTRREEVAQKLEIAIKQGDLKENADYHDAKEEQGFIEARIRQLESMLGRAKLIEAQGPSNIVRVGNTVTVSEDGIDEMETYTIVGAHEADPTKGRISNESPIGSALLGAKKGQTVRAMTPAGEIRFTIHEIA from the coding sequence ATGGTAGAAGAAGATATTCTGTACGTGACGGCCGAAGGGCTGAAACAAATCAACGAGGAACTAAAAAACCTGAAGACGACGCGCCGCGAAGAGGTTGCCCAAAAGCTGGAGATCGCCATCAAGCAGGGCGACCTGAAGGAAAACGCCGATTATCACGACGCCAAGGAAGAACAAGGCTTCATCGAGGCCCGCATCCGCCAACTGGAGAGTATGCTGGGCCGCGCCAAGCTGATCGAGGCCCAGGGGCCATCCAACATCGTTCGCGTGGGCAACACCGTGACCGTCTCCGAGGACGGCATCGACGAAATGGAAACCTACACCATCGTTGGGGCGCACGAAGCCGACCCGACGAAGGGGCGCATCTCCAACGAGTCGCCCATCGGCAGCGCGCTGCTGGGGGCCAAGAAGGGCCAGACGGTCAGGGCCATGACGCCCGCGGGAGAGATTCGGTTTACGATACATGAGATTGCTTGA
- a CDS encoding ABC transporter ATP-binding protein yields the protein MSDNQAPIVLEAKGITKKFPGVLANDRVDLTLRRGEILAMLGENGAGKSTLMNILYGLYHPDAGEIWIKGEKAELHNPGDAIARGVGMVHQHFQLVPVMTVAENVILGQEVTRAGGYIDKRAANQRVRELSEQYGLEIDPTAEVDDLPVGLQQRVEIIKALYRHADILILDEPTAVLTPQEANELFRIMRDLTDRGVSIIFITHKLKEVLAVADRIVVLRGGRSVGAALPAESTEASLAELMVGRKVILQVDKDEAKPGAPVLQIDNLEVLDDRKQKVVKGLSLEVRAGEILGVAGVQGNGQREFVEALTGLRSIVAGHIRIAGEESTHYTPRRITELDVAHIPEDREKHGLVMSYSIADNMVLNRYYRAPYSRNAVLDREVIAENGRNLVKQYDVRTPSIYTHAGNLSGGNKQKVIVAREFSRPVKLLIANQPTRGIDVGSIEFIHNQIVAQRDAGVAVLVVSAELDEVLSLADRVAVMFDGRIVKTLPIEEATRERVGLLMAGSEA from the coding sequence ATGAGCGACAACCAAGCTCCCATCGTGCTGGAAGCCAAAGGCATCACCAAGAAATTTCCGGGCGTGCTGGCCAATGACCGCGTCGATCTGACGCTGCGGCGGGGCGAGATTCTGGCCATGTTGGGCGAGAACGGCGCAGGCAAAAGCACGCTGATGAACATCCTCTACGGCCTCTATCACCCCGACGCGGGCGAGATCTGGATCAAGGGCGAGAAGGCGGAACTCCACAATCCAGGCGACGCCATCGCCCGTGGCGTGGGCATGGTTCACCAGCATTTCCAGCTCGTGCCGGTGATGACCGTCGCTGAGAACGTCATCCTGGGCCAGGAAGTGACGCGGGCCGGCGGCTACATCGACAAGCGCGCCGCCAACCAGCGCGTGCGCGAATTGTCCGAGCAGTACGGCCTGGAGATCGACCCGACGGCCGAAGTGGATGACCTGCCCGTCGGCCTGCAACAGCGGGTGGAGATCATCAAGGCCCTCTATCGCCACGCCGACATCCTCATCCTCGACGAGCCGACGGCCGTGCTGACGCCGCAGGAAGCCAACGAGCTATTCCGCATCATGCGCGACCTGACCGACCGGGGCGTGTCGATCATCTTCATCACCCATAAGCTAAAGGAAGTGCTGGCCGTGGCCGACCGTATCGTCGTGTTGCGCGGCGGCCGTAGCGTCGGCGCCGCGCTGCCGGCCGAATCGACCGAGGCCAGCCTGGCCGAATTGATGGTCGGCCGCAAGGTGATCCTGCAAGTCGATAAGGATGAGGCCAAGCCCGGCGCGCCGGTGCTGCAAATCGACAATCTGGAAGTGCTGGATGATCGCAAGCAGAAGGTTGTCAAGGGGCTGAGCCTGGAAGTGCGCGCCGGGGAGATTCTGGGCGTGGCCGGCGTGCAGGGCAACGGCCAGCGCGAATTTGTGGAGGCCCTGACCGGCCTACGGTCGATCGTCGCCGGCCATATCCGCATCGCCGGCGAAGAGTCCACCCATTACACGCCGCGCCGTATCACCGAACTGGACGTGGCCCACATCCCCGAAGACCGCGAGAAGCATGGGCTGGTGATGTCCTACAGCATCGCCGACAATATGGTGCTCAACCGCTATTACCGTGCCCCCTATTCGCGCAACGCCGTGCTCGACCGGGAGGTGATCGCCGAGAACGGCCGCAATCTGGTGAAACAATACGACGTGCGCACCCCGTCCATCTACACCCATGCCGGCAATCTGTCGGGCGGCAACAAGCAGAAAGTCATCGTCGCTCGCGAATTCTCCCGGCCGGTGAAGCTGCTCATCGCCAACCAGCCCACGCGCGGCATCGACGTCGGCTCCATCGAGTTCATCCACAACCAGATCGTCGCCCAGCGCGACGCGGGCGTGGCCGTGCTGGTGGTGTCGGCCGAATTGGACGAGGTGCTGAGCCTGGCCGACCGGGTGGCGGTCATGTTCGATGGCCGTATCGTCAAGACGCTGCCCATCGAAGAGGCTACGCGCGAGCGTGTCGGCCTGCTCATGGCCGGTTCCGAGGCCTGA
- a CDS encoding ABC transporter permease encodes MELTANPRSTSTRWVLKNKWLLLIGALLTGVIIVANNIYDPTEAVLATTIRLSTPLILGALCGLIGERTGVVNIGIEGQMLLAAFFAFLANVFIGNLGMPMWLTLALATVVGALTGALVGGLLAFMAVTLKMDQIIGGTVINILALGLTGYFYTTGLTTRGKFAPIPLGPLADIPLIGPVLFDNPPITYLAIILVFVIHYTLFYTRWGLRSRAVGEHPRAADTVGINVARMRYLNVILAGAIAGLGGAFLTLEGVGSFERQMTNGRGFLALAIMIFGKWTPLGAWGAALLFGFLYALQNQLNFEGVNLPPQLIGSIPYVATIIVLAGFVGRSRGPAAAGQPYETEG; translated from the coding sequence ATGGAACTGACAGCGAACCCTCGTTCCACATCGACCCGATGGGTCCTGAAAAATAAGTGGCTGCTTCTCATCGGCGCGCTTTTGACCGGCGTCATCATAGTCGCTAACAATATTTATGACCCAACGGAAGCCGTGCTGGCGACGACGATTCGCCTTTCGACGCCGCTCATCCTCGGCGCGCTGTGCGGTCTCATCGGCGAGCGCACCGGCGTGGTCAACATCGGCATCGAAGGGCAAATGCTGCTGGCCGCTTTCTTCGCCTTTCTGGCTAACGTGTTCATCGGCAACCTGGGAATGCCGATGTGGTTGACCTTAGCGCTGGCGACGGTGGTCGGCGCGTTGACCGGGGCCTTGGTCGGCGGTTTGTTGGCCTTCATGGCCGTCACGCTGAAAATGGATCAGATCATCGGCGGTACGGTGATCAACATCCTGGCCCTGGGTCTGACCGGCTACTTCTATACAACCGGATTGACAACCAGAGGCAAATTCGCGCCCATCCCCCTGGGGCCATTGGCCGACATCCCGCTGATTGGCCCGGTATTGTTCGATAACCCGCCGATCACCTATTTAGCCATCATCCTGGTCTTTGTCATCCACTACACCTTATTTTATACCCGTTGGGGATTGCGCAGCCGAGCCGTTGGCGAGCACCCGCGCGCGGCCGACACCGTGGGCATCAACGTCGCTCGCATGCGCTATCTCAACGTCATCCTGGCCGGGGCCATTGCCGGGCTGGGCGGCGCGTTCCTGACGCTGGAAGGAGTGGGTTCCTTCGAGCGGCAGATGACCAACGGCCGCGGGTTTCTGGCGCTGGCGATCATGATCTTCGGCAAATGGACGCCCTTGGGCGCGTGGGGGGCGGCATTGTTGTTCGGCTTCCTCTATGCCTTGCAAAACCAGCTCAATTTTGAAGGGGTGAATCTGCCGCCACAACTCATTGGGAGCATCCCTTACGTGGCGACGATCATCGTTCTGGCCGGCTTCGTCGGCCGCTCGCGTGGGCCGGCCGCCGCCGGGCAGCCCTACGAGACCGAAGGCTGA
- a CDS encoding ABC transporter permease, which produces MATDSATGGGNQARAVLQRIWRSASVPLVAVLLGALIGAVLLLFSGVNPLDAYGALIDGAFGSPQAFQRTLEKATPLIFSGLAVAFAFKAGLFNIGAQGQLIIGAIVAAYVGLSLDGLPAIIHVPLALMAGGLAGALYGFIPGALKAFTGAHEVIVTIMLNYVAYNITNYLVNGPWKDPSPTNVVARTARILPSAELPIIGNVPIGFIVALIAAVIVWWVLYRTTLGYEIRTVGLNPSAAQYAGIRVAQMIILSMMISGFLAGFGGSVETLGIVRRYEPGFNIGLGFDGITVALLGKTSPFGVIPAALLLGAMRAGSNVMQLEAGVAKEIIDIITAFILFFVAADVIVKWIIRQRESDDDKVILSKGWGG; this is translated from the coding sequence ATGGCGACAGACTCTGCGACAGGCGGCGGGAATCAGGCCAGAGCGGTTTTACAGCGGATCTGGCGTAGCGCCAGCGTGCCCCTGGTCGCCGTGCTACTGGGCGCTCTCATTGGCGCGGTACTCTTGCTCTTCTCCGGCGTCAATCCCCTGGATGCTTATGGGGCCTTGATTGATGGCGCGTTTGGTTCGCCACAGGCGTTCCAGCGCACATTGGAGAAAGCCACGCCTCTCATCTTCAGCGGTCTGGCCGTCGCCTTCGCCTTCAAGGCCGGCCTCTTCAACATCGGCGCGCAGGGGCAGCTAATCATCGGGGCCATCGTCGCGGCCTATGTCGGTCTTAGCCTTGACGGCTTGCCGGCGATCATCCACGTCCCCCTGGCGCTAATGGCCGGCGGCCTGGCCGGCGCCCTCTATGGCTTTATCCCCGGCGCGCTCAAAGCCTTCACCGGGGCGCATGAGGTCATTGTCACCATCATGCTGAACTACGTCGCCTATAACATCACCAACTACCTGGTGAATGGGCCGTGGAAGGATCCGTCGCCCACGAATGTGGTCGCCCGCACGGCCCGGATTCTGCCTTCGGCCGAATTGCCCATTATCGGCAACGTTCCCATCGGCTTCATTGTCGCGCTCATCGCCGCGGTTATCGTCTGGTGGGTGCTCTATCGCACCACATTGGGCTATGAGATCCGCACCGTCGGCCTGAACCCCAGCGCGGCCCAATACGCCGGTATACGCGTGGCGCAAATGATCATCTTGAGCATGATGATCAGCGGTTTCCTGGCCGGCTTCGGTGGCTCAGTCGAAACACTGGGCATCGTTCGCCGCTATGAACCGGGCTTCAACATCGGTCTCGGCTTCGACGGCATTACCGTGGCGCTGCTGGGCAAGACGAGCCCCTTTGGCGTCATTCCGGCGGCCTTGTTGTTGGGAGCCATGCGCGCCGGTTCCAACGTCATGCAACTCGAAGCCGGCGTTGCCAAAGAGATTATCGACATCATCACGGCCTTTATCCTGTTCTTCGTCGCCGCCGACGTCATCGTCAAGTGGATCATCCGCCAGCGCGAGAGCGATGACGACAAGGTCATCCTGTCCAAGGGCTGGGGCGGCTAG